A stretch of Fulvia fulva chromosome 4, complete sequence DNA encodes these proteins:
- a CDS encoding Soluble epoxide hydrolase yields MPTLGAGLANWNKIDDSRWEHGRVKVADLPRDSPSHEGGVVIHYTSCPPPKGTTSKGTVLLVHGFPQTSYQFRRVITPIANAGHTVIAPDYRGAGASSKPWNGYTKEVMAQDLHTLVHKIGVKEKIHLVGHDIGGMIAHSYTQQFPCSVASLCWGECPLPGTPFYHTMKNSLLLWHFTFHRVPDLPETLIAGREKLYLKHFYDRQAQNPDAISAHDLDVYGNAFAAPGALRAGLNVYRAFEQDGEDNVARVQSSGKSKVRCLSLWGDSSFADEEAAKEMSGQFYEDVQFEQIEGCGHWIAEEKPGEFVENLVRWFERI; encoded by the exons ATGCCTACCCTCGGAGCCGGCCTTGCGAACTGGAACAAGATCGACGACTCAAGATGGGAGCATGGCAGAGTGAAGGTCGCAGACCTTCCACGAGACTCTCCATCGCACGAAGGTGGTGTCGTTATCCACTACACATCCTGCCCACCGCCTAAAGGCACAACATCGAAAGGCACCGTGCTCCTGGTCCATGGCTTTCCGCAGACCAGCTACCAGTTTCGACGAGTCATCACACCAATCGCGAATGCTGGCCATACAGTCATTGCCCCAGACTACAGAGGAGCAGGAGCAAGCAGTAAGCCTTGGAATGGCTATACGAAAGAGGTCATGGCACAGGATCTACACACACTGGTGCACAAGATTGGCGTCAAAGAGAAGATACATCTCGTAGGACATGATATTG GCGGCATGATCGCTCACTCCTACACCCAACAATTCCCCTGCTCCGTCGCCAGCCTCTGCTGGGGCGAATGCCCTCTGCCAGGAACTCCCTTCTACCACACCATGAAGAATTCCCTCCTGCTCTGGCACTTCACCTTCCACAGAGTCCCAGACCTCCCCGAAACCCTCATCGCTGGCCGCGAGAAACTCTACCTCAAGCACTTCTACGATCGTCAAGCTCAAAACCCTGACGCAATATCGGCTCACGATCTCGATGTGTACGGCAACGCGTTCGCTGCTCCAGGAGCATTGCGAGCGGGGTTGAACGTCTACCGCGCGTTTGAGCAGGATGGCGAGGACAATGTGGCGAGGGTACAGAGCAGTGGGAAGAGCAAGGTGCGGTGTCTGAGTCTTTGGGGCGATAGCAGTTTCGCGGACGAAGAGGCGGCGAAGGAAATGAGTGGGCAGTTCTATGAGGATGTTCAATTTGAGCAGATCGAGGGTTGTGGGCACTGGATCGCGGAGGAGAAGCCTGGGGAGTTCGTGGAGAATTTGGTGAGATGGTTCGAGAGGATTTAG